A DNA window from Acidobacteriota bacterium contains the following coding sequences:
- a CDS encoding dodecin domain-containing protein, whose protein sequence is MRTPFSGAWRALARRFRNIRGAWIKEQHVRCDDGRVTEYQVNCGDLRT, encoded by the coding sequence TTGAGGACGCCATTCAGCGGGGCCTGGCGCGCGCTGGCAAGACGCTTCCGGAACATCCGTGGGGCATGGATCAAGGAACAGCACGTGCGGTGCGACGACGGCCGCGTGACCGAGTATCAGGTCAACTGTGGTGACCTTCGTACTTGA